One genomic region from Populus nigra chromosome 8, ddPopNigr1.1, whole genome shotgun sequence encodes:
- the LOC133700430 gene encoding uncharacterized protein LOC133700430 isoform X4, whose amino-acid sequence MASLGFRPPQFSEDLAWLPPWLQHPQSESPSPEAEANQEFNGLINNGKDVEILSIEEQGRNYYYNNFHLFLSSGEDNNTQCSITPSPGNLLHLRLRLSSDSDLHFSQSQLLYGNERLHDSSKALPLKQVETSGGVGEAIQLKIDSVGGGVIPSLTSAPISMENADPRDFTSNSDSGRQYEESKGQNASCMMHDSRLISIPTTAENAGPQSATNCKDRGCQHEEKCNVICIKDADISDAVELSISASEALVIHKFMKTGSSSDALTKQAILEAALHIKQARLESSGDAYGCPSDEADEIDFLSDLDDSIMEDAYLDVGLSFSAYGDEHLPDLDVSQVEDTPVLENHHLEKGSEHVQLLPQQNNADDDSDLGSNPSDAACLGDLILPQPAEKLSESSSGAKPPVDVNSFHACSAEKAEGAHKVHYLIADRFKSRWFGGWALEEGDASAKLKQNSPKSIPKFFVGETSFLSESADVAPDENSFVQKHETRSNIGSQSSIPFEALHDTQEVISSDLSLVDPLCSVVPCSISLENAISPSVQNNRKVDAENCLNPKTDTGTENFQKTSHLKAEPVFMDSQTVPIIMGQCSNAPVRRRVASLRTYSTLSPNCDAVLEREGPCHNGRYSSGHVRNLLASHQEMGCIRLSDQRNSKGVLPFKSVFESTDGRDNEEKQDVVRNLVAEITCQKRSHDQPTKDRTEMKVKPSVQRRSPLILNRRTRCRPQTSELFAHNLTGEISPEQAVGQENIIKLHPSKNAEKIKLKWENSFGARNPVRKRVCFSEVEVDLYQNKDLRKPQTLHRNGSTIRADKKKNNGNTCSEVQPQDVKSSFTCQIKDAKRLIFHGLEFLLTGFSHKKEKEIIEIIQVYGGMILLDIPPVPNSRLKEVSRSNLQHLPVVICPKKLLHIFAEADYPSTLKIGYKPPSSCMDVL is encoded by the exons ATGGCAAGTTTAGGGTTTCGTCCTCCTCAATTCTCCGAG GATCTCGCTTGGCTTCCTCCTTGGCTCCAACATCCTCAATCAGAATCACCATCACCAgaagctgaagctaatcaagAATTCAAC GGTTTGATTAATAACGGAAAAGATGTGGAGATTTTGTCAATTGAAGAACAAGGtcgaaattattattataataattttcatttgttCTTGTCATCCGGAGAAGATAATAATACGCAGTGTAGCATCACTCCATCGCCGGGCAAC TTGCTTCATCTTCGTCTGCGTCTTTCGTCAGATAGTGATTTGCATTTTAGCCAAAGTCAGCTTTTATACGGGAATGAAAGATTGCATGATTCTAGTAAAGCCCTGCCCTTGAAGCAAGTTGAAACTTCGGGTGGCGTGGGAGAGgcaattcaattgaaaattgaTAGTGTTGGCGGTGGAGTAATTCCATCCTTAACTTCTGCCCCGATATCCATGGAGAATGCTGATCCACGAGATTTTACCAGTAACAGTGACAGTGGGAGGCAGTATGAAGAAAGCAAGGGCCAAAATGCCAGTTGTATGATGCATGATTCACGTTTAATTTCCATTCCAACAACAGCAGAGAATGCTGGTCCGCAGTCTGCTACGAATTGTAAGGACAGAGGATGTCAGCATGAAGAAAAATGCAATGTGATATGCATTAAAGATGCTGATATCAGTGATGCGGTCGAACTCTCTATTTCTGCATCGGAAGCACTGGTTATACATAAATTCATGAAGACTGGCTCATCTTCAGATGCTTTGACCAAGCAAGCAATTCTTGAAGCTGCACTGCATATTAAACAAGCACGGTTGGAGTCCTCTGGAGATGCCTATGGCTGCCCATCTGATGAAGCTGATGAGATTGATTTCCTTTCTGATTTAGATGATTCGATTATGGAGGACGCTTATCTAGATGTAGGGCTATCTTTTAGTGCCTATGGTGATGAGCATCTTCCTGACCTGGACGTGTCTCAAGTTGAAGATACTCCTGTGTTAGAAAATCATCATCTGGAAAAAGGATCTGAACATGTACAGCTTCTGCCTCAGCAAAATAATGCTGATGATGACTCAGATTTGGGTTCGAACCCCTCTGATGCAGCATGTCTTGGCGATCTCATTTTACCTCAGCCGGCTGAGAAACTTTCAGAGAGTTCGTCAGGGGCAAAG CCTCCAGTGGATGTAAACTCGTTCCATGCTTGCAGTGCAGAAAAAGCTG AAGGAGCCCATAAAGTACATTATTTAATCGCAGACAGATTCAAGAGCCGATGGTTTGGAGGCTGGGCATTGGAG GAAGGAGATGCTTCTGCAAAGTTGAAGCAGAACAGCCCCAAAAGTATCCCCAAGTTTTTTGTTGGCGAGACAAGCTTTCTCTCTGAATCTGCTGATGTTGCCCCGGATGAGAACTCTTTTGTGCAGAAACATGAAACGAGGTCCAATATAGGTTCACAGTCCAGCATACCTTTTGAAGCTTTACATGATACACAAGAGGTTATATCCTCAGATTTATCATTGGTGGATCCACTATGTTCTGTTGTTCCTTGTAGTATCTCTCTTGAAAATGCCATTTCCCCATCAGTTCAGAATAATAGAAAGGTTGATGCTGAAAACTGCTTAAACCCCAAAACAGACACTGGGACGGAGAATTTCCAGAAAACCTCTCATCTAAAAGCCGAGCCTGTCTTTATGGACAGCCAAACTGTGCCCATAATTATGGGCCAATGTTCTAATGCTCCGGTTCGAAGGAGGGTTGCCTCACTTAGGACTTATAGCACACTTTCACCGAACTGTGATGCTGTTCTGGAGAGGGAAGGACCTTGCCATAATGGAAGGTACTCATCAGGACATGTCAGAAATCTGCTTGCCTCACATCAGGAAATGGGCTGCATTAGACTGTCTGATCAGAGGAATTCTAAGGGGGTCTTGCCATTCAAGTCTGTGTTTGAGAGCACTGATGGTAGAGATAATGAAGAAAAGCAGGACGTGGTGAGGAATCTAGTTGCTGAAATAACTTGTCAGAAGAGAAGTCATGATCAGCCTACAAAAGACAGGACTGAGATGAAAGTTAAGCCTTCAGTCCAGAGGAGGTCACCTCTTATTCTAAACCGAAGGACACGCTGCCGTCCACAGACCTCTGAACTCTTTGCTCACAACTTAACTGGAGAAATAAGTCCTGAACAGGCCGTGggacaagaaaatataattaagctTCATCCAAGCAAAAATGCCgagaagataaaattgaaatgggAAAACTCCTTTGGTGCTCGTAATCCAGTTAGAAAGCGAGTTTGTTTCTCAGAAGTTGAAGTCGAcctttatcaaaacaaggacCTTCGAAAGCCACAAACTCTGCATAGAAATG gcTCTACAATTAGAgctgataaaaagaaaaacaatggcAACACTTGCTCAGAGGTTCAACCTCAAGATGTGAAAAGTAGTTTCACATGTCAAATAAAGGATGCAAAGAGATTGATATTTCATGGTCTAGAGTTCTTGCTCACAGGATTTTCCCATAAGAAGGAAAAAGAGATCATCGAAATAATACAAGTATACGGTGGCATGATTCTACTGGATATTCCACCTGTTCCAAATTCAAGATTAAAGGAAGTTTCAAGATCTAATCTGCAGCACCTTCCTGTTGTTATATGTCCAAAAAAG ctGTTGCATATTTTTGCTGAAGCAGACTACCCATCAACTCTAAAGATAGG CTACAAACCACCAAGTTCTTGTATGGATGTGCTGTGA
- the LOC133700430 gene encoding uncharacterized protein LOC133700430 isoform X1, with amino-acid sequence MASLGFRPPQFSEDLAWLPPWLQHPQSESPSPEAEANQEFNGLINNGKDVEILSIEEQGRNYYYNNFHLFLSSGEDNNTQCSITPSPGNLLHLRLRLSSDSDLHFSQSQLLYGNERLHDSSKALPLKQVETSGGVGEAIQLKIDSVGGGVIPSLTSAPISMENADPRDFTSNSDSGRQYEESKGQNASCMMHDSRLISIPTTAENAGPQSATNCKDRGCQHEEKCNVICIKDADISDAVELSISASEALVIHKFMKTGSSSDALTKQAILEAALHIKQARLESSGDAYGCPSDEADEIDFLSDLDDSIMEDAYLDVGLSFSAYGDEHLPDLDVSQVEDTPVLENHHLEKGSEHVQLLPQQNNADDDSDLGSNPSDAACLGDLILPQPAEKLSESSSGAKPPVDVNSFHACSAEKAEGAHKVHYLIADRFKSRWFGGWALEEGDASAKLKQNSPKSIPKFFVGETSFLSESADVAPDENSFVQKHETRSNIGSQSSIPFEALHDTQEVISSDLSLVDPLCSVVPCSISLENAISPSVQNNRKVDAENCLNPKTDTGTENFQKTSHLKAEPVFMDSQTVPIIMGQCSNAPVRRRVASLRTYSTLSPNCDAVLEREGPCHNGRYSSGHVRNLLASHQEMGCIRLSDQRNSKGVLPFKSVFESTDGRDNEEKQDVVRNLVAEITCQKRSHDQPTKDRTEMKVKPSVQRRSPLILNRRTRCRPQTSELFAHNLTGEISPEQAVGQENIIKLHPSKNAEKIKLKWENSFGARNPVRKRVCFSEVEVDLYQNKDLRKPQTLHRNGSTIRADKKKNNGNTCSEVQPQDVKSSFTCQIKDAKRLIFHGLEFLLTGFSHKKEKEIIEIIQVYGGMILLDIPPVPNSRLKEVSRSNLQHLPVVICPKKLQTTKFLYGCAVNALILKLKWLTDSVAAGSVVSPDKYMIISNQAYLKCTRIGKSVCCNHRKHIFDRVGILLHGKHRFCTKLTVIVKHARGQVFKTLQSLVESLNSEKISMGAIVTENETRELRHLRYCASERKIPMMPASWIAKSLHLGKLLPFTEDEATPSVIEVPKCTTSMDWSQEI; translated from the exons ATGGCAAGTTTAGGGTTTCGTCCTCCTCAATTCTCCGAG GATCTCGCTTGGCTTCCTCCTTGGCTCCAACATCCTCAATCAGAATCACCATCACCAgaagctgaagctaatcaagAATTCAAC GGTTTGATTAATAACGGAAAAGATGTGGAGATTTTGTCAATTGAAGAACAAGGtcgaaattattattataataattttcatttgttCTTGTCATCCGGAGAAGATAATAATACGCAGTGTAGCATCACTCCATCGCCGGGCAAC TTGCTTCATCTTCGTCTGCGTCTTTCGTCAGATAGTGATTTGCATTTTAGCCAAAGTCAGCTTTTATACGGGAATGAAAGATTGCATGATTCTAGTAAAGCCCTGCCCTTGAAGCAAGTTGAAACTTCGGGTGGCGTGGGAGAGgcaattcaattgaaaattgaTAGTGTTGGCGGTGGAGTAATTCCATCCTTAACTTCTGCCCCGATATCCATGGAGAATGCTGATCCACGAGATTTTACCAGTAACAGTGACAGTGGGAGGCAGTATGAAGAAAGCAAGGGCCAAAATGCCAGTTGTATGATGCATGATTCACGTTTAATTTCCATTCCAACAACAGCAGAGAATGCTGGTCCGCAGTCTGCTACGAATTGTAAGGACAGAGGATGTCAGCATGAAGAAAAATGCAATGTGATATGCATTAAAGATGCTGATATCAGTGATGCGGTCGAACTCTCTATTTCTGCATCGGAAGCACTGGTTATACATAAATTCATGAAGACTGGCTCATCTTCAGATGCTTTGACCAAGCAAGCAATTCTTGAAGCTGCACTGCATATTAAACAAGCACGGTTGGAGTCCTCTGGAGATGCCTATGGCTGCCCATCTGATGAAGCTGATGAGATTGATTTCCTTTCTGATTTAGATGATTCGATTATGGAGGACGCTTATCTAGATGTAGGGCTATCTTTTAGTGCCTATGGTGATGAGCATCTTCCTGACCTGGACGTGTCTCAAGTTGAAGATACTCCTGTGTTAGAAAATCATCATCTGGAAAAAGGATCTGAACATGTACAGCTTCTGCCTCAGCAAAATAATGCTGATGATGACTCAGATTTGGGTTCGAACCCCTCTGATGCAGCATGTCTTGGCGATCTCATTTTACCTCAGCCGGCTGAGAAACTTTCAGAGAGTTCGTCAGGGGCAAAG CCTCCAGTGGATGTAAACTCGTTCCATGCTTGCAGTGCAGAAAAAGCTG AAGGAGCCCATAAAGTACATTATTTAATCGCAGACAGATTCAAGAGCCGATGGTTTGGAGGCTGGGCATTGGAG GAAGGAGATGCTTCTGCAAAGTTGAAGCAGAACAGCCCCAAAAGTATCCCCAAGTTTTTTGTTGGCGAGACAAGCTTTCTCTCTGAATCTGCTGATGTTGCCCCGGATGAGAACTCTTTTGTGCAGAAACATGAAACGAGGTCCAATATAGGTTCACAGTCCAGCATACCTTTTGAAGCTTTACATGATACACAAGAGGTTATATCCTCAGATTTATCATTGGTGGATCCACTATGTTCTGTTGTTCCTTGTAGTATCTCTCTTGAAAATGCCATTTCCCCATCAGTTCAGAATAATAGAAAGGTTGATGCTGAAAACTGCTTAAACCCCAAAACAGACACTGGGACGGAGAATTTCCAGAAAACCTCTCATCTAAAAGCCGAGCCTGTCTTTATGGACAGCCAAACTGTGCCCATAATTATGGGCCAATGTTCTAATGCTCCGGTTCGAAGGAGGGTTGCCTCACTTAGGACTTATAGCACACTTTCACCGAACTGTGATGCTGTTCTGGAGAGGGAAGGACCTTGCCATAATGGAAGGTACTCATCAGGACATGTCAGAAATCTGCTTGCCTCACATCAGGAAATGGGCTGCATTAGACTGTCTGATCAGAGGAATTCTAAGGGGGTCTTGCCATTCAAGTCTGTGTTTGAGAGCACTGATGGTAGAGATAATGAAGAAAAGCAGGACGTGGTGAGGAATCTAGTTGCTGAAATAACTTGTCAGAAGAGAAGTCATGATCAGCCTACAAAAGACAGGACTGAGATGAAAGTTAAGCCTTCAGTCCAGAGGAGGTCACCTCTTATTCTAAACCGAAGGACACGCTGCCGTCCACAGACCTCTGAACTCTTTGCTCACAACTTAACTGGAGAAATAAGTCCTGAACAGGCCGTGggacaagaaaatataattaagctTCATCCAAGCAAAAATGCCgagaagataaaattgaaatgggAAAACTCCTTTGGTGCTCGTAATCCAGTTAGAAAGCGAGTTTGTTTCTCAGAAGTTGAAGTCGAcctttatcaaaacaaggacCTTCGAAAGCCACAAACTCTGCATAGAAATG gcTCTACAATTAGAgctgataaaaagaaaaacaatggcAACACTTGCTCAGAGGTTCAACCTCAAGATGTGAAAAGTAGTTTCACATGTCAAATAAAGGATGCAAAGAGATTGATATTTCATGGTCTAGAGTTCTTGCTCACAGGATTTTCCCATAAGAAGGAAAAAGAGATCATCGAAATAATACAAGTATACGGTGGCATGATTCTACTGGATATTCCACCTGTTCCAAATTCAAGATTAAAGGAAGTTTCAAGATCTAATCTGCAGCACCTTCCTGTTGTTATATGTCCAAAAAAG CTACAAACCACCAAGTTCTTGTATGGATGTGCTGTGAATGCCCTCATTCTAAAATTAAAGTGGCTTACTGATTCAGTTGCAGCAGGTTCTGTTGTATCTCCTGACAA ATACATGATCATATCAAATCAGGCTTATTTGAAGTGTACAAGAATAGGGAAGTCAGTTTGCTGCAACCATCGGAAACATATTTTTGATAGAGTGGGGATTTTGCTTCATGGGAAGCATAGATTTTGCACCAAATTGACAGTAATAGTGAAG CATGCACGCGGACAGGTGTTCAAAACCCTTCAAAGTTTAGTGGAGAGTCTCAACTCTGAAAAGATATCCATGGGGGCTATTGTCACTGAGAATGAGACCCGGGAATTACGTCACTTGAGATACTGTGCTTCAGAAAGGAAAATACCCATGATG CCAGCTAGCTGGATTGCAAAGAGCTTGCATCTAGGGAAGCTTCTTCCTTTCACAGAGGATGAGGCCACTCCTTCGGTGATTGAGGTACCAAAATGCACAACTTCTATGGATTGGAGTCAAGAGATTTGA
- the LOC133700430 gene encoding uncharacterized protein LOC133700430 isoform X2, with product MASLGFRPPQFSEDLAWLPPWLQHPQSESPSPEAEANQEFNLLHLRLRLSSDSDLHFSQSQLLYGNERLHDSSKALPLKQVETSGGVGEAIQLKIDSVGGGVIPSLTSAPISMENADPRDFTSNSDSGRQYEESKGQNASCMMHDSRLISIPTTAENAGPQSATNCKDRGCQHEEKCNVICIKDADISDAVELSISASEALVIHKFMKTGSSSDALTKQAILEAALHIKQARLESSGDAYGCPSDEADEIDFLSDLDDSIMEDAYLDVGLSFSAYGDEHLPDLDVSQVEDTPVLENHHLEKGSEHVQLLPQQNNADDDSDLGSNPSDAACLGDLILPQPAEKLSESSSGAKPPVDVNSFHACSAEKAEGAHKVHYLIADRFKSRWFGGWALEEGDASAKLKQNSPKSIPKFFVGETSFLSESADVAPDENSFVQKHETRSNIGSQSSIPFEALHDTQEVISSDLSLVDPLCSVVPCSISLENAISPSVQNNRKVDAENCLNPKTDTGTENFQKTSHLKAEPVFMDSQTVPIIMGQCSNAPVRRRVASLRTYSTLSPNCDAVLEREGPCHNGRYSSGHVRNLLASHQEMGCIRLSDQRNSKGVLPFKSVFESTDGRDNEEKQDVVRNLVAEITCQKRSHDQPTKDRTEMKVKPSVQRRSPLILNRRTRCRPQTSELFAHNLTGEISPEQAVGQENIIKLHPSKNAEKIKLKWENSFGARNPVRKRVCFSEVEVDLYQNKDLRKPQTLHRNGSTIRADKKKNNGNTCSEVQPQDVKSSFTCQIKDAKRLIFHGLEFLLTGFSHKKEKEIIEIIQVYGGMILLDIPPVPNSRLKEVSRSNLQHLPVVICPKKLQTTKFLYGCAVNALILKLKWLTDSVAAGSVVSPDKYMIISNQAYLKCTRIGKSVCCNHRKHIFDRVGILLHGKHRFCTKLTVIVKHARGQVFKTLQSLVESLNSEKISMGAIVTENETRELRHLRYCASERKIPMMPASWIAKSLHLGKLLPFTEDEATPSVIEVPKCTTSMDWSQEI from the exons ATGGCAAGTTTAGGGTTTCGTCCTCCTCAATTCTCCGAG GATCTCGCTTGGCTTCCTCCTTGGCTCCAACATCCTCAATCAGAATCACCATCACCAgaagctgaagctaatcaagAATTCAAC TTGCTTCATCTTCGTCTGCGTCTTTCGTCAGATAGTGATTTGCATTTTAGCCAAAGTCAGCTTTTATACGGGAATGAAAGATTGCATGATTCTAGTAAAGCCCTGCCCTTGAAGCAAGTTGAAACTTCGGGTGGCGTGGGAGAGgcaattcaattgaaaattgaTAGTGTTGGCGGTGGAGTAATTCCATCCTTAACTTCTGCCCCGATATCCATGGAGAATGCTGATCCACGAGATTTTACCAGTAACAGTGACAGTGGGAGGCAGTATGAAGAAAGCAAGGGCCAAAATGCCAGTTGTATGATGCATGATTCACGTTTAATTTCCATTCCAACAACAGCAGAGAATGCTGGTCCGCAGTCTGCTACGAATTGTAAGGACAGAGGATGTCAGCATGAAGAAAAATGCAATGTGATATGCATTAAAGATGCTGATATCAGTGATGCGGTCGAACTCTCTATTTCTGCATCGGAAGCACTGGTTATACATAAATTCATGAAGACTGGCTCATCTTCAGATGCTTTGACCAAGCAAGCAATTCTTGAAGCTGCACTGCATATTAAACAAGCACGGTTGGAGTCCTCTGGAGATGCCTATGGCTGCCCATCTGATGAAGCTGATGAGATTGATTTCCTTTCTGATTTAGATGATTCGATTATGGAGGACGCTTATCTAGATGTAGGGCTATCTTTTAGTGCCTATGGTGATGAGCATCTTCCTGACCTGGACGTGTCTCAAGTTGAAGATACTCCTGTGTTAGAAAATCATCATCTGGAAAAAGGATCTGAACATGTACAGCTTCTGCCTCAGCAAAATAATGCTGATGATGACTCAGATTTGGGTTCGAACCCCTCTGATGCAGCATGTCTTGGCGATCTCATTTTACCTCAGCCGGCTGAGAAACTTTCAGAGAGTTCGTCAGGGGCAAAG CCTCCAGTGGATGTAAACTCGTTCCATGCTTGCAGTGCAGAAAAAGCTG AAGGAGCCCATAAAGTACATTATTTAATCGCAGACAGATTCAAGAGCCGATGGTTTGGAGGCTGGGCATTGGAG GAAGGAGATGCTTCTGCAAAGTTGAAGCAGAACAGCCCCAAAAGTATCCCCAAGTTTTTTGTTGGCGAGACAAGCTTTCTCTCTGAATCTGCTGATGTTGCCCCGGATGAGAACTCTTTTGTGCAGAAACATGAAACGAGGTCCAATATAGGTTCACAGTCCAGCATACCTTTTGAAGCTTTACATGATACACAAGAGGTTATATCCTCAGATTTATCATTGGTGGATCCACTATGTTCTGTTGTTCCTTGTAGTATCTCTCTTGAAAATGCCATTTCCCCATCAGTTCAGAATAATAGAAAGGTTGATGCTGAAAACTGCTTAAACCCCAAAACAGACACTGGGACGGAGAATTTCCAGAAAACCTCTCATCTAAAAGCCGAGCCTGTCTTTATGGACAGCCAAACTGTGCCCATAATTATGGGCCAATGTTCTAATGCTCCGGTTCGAAGGAGGGTTGCCTCACTTAGGACTTATAGCACACTTTCACCGAACTGTGATGCTGTTCTGGAGAGGGAAGGACCTTGCCATAATGGAAGGTACTCATCAGGACATGTCAGAAATCTGCTTGCCTCACATCAGGAAATGGGCTGCATTAGACTGTCTGATCAGAGGAATTCTAAGGGGGTCTTGCCATTCAAGTCTGTGTTTGAGAGCACTGATGGTAGAGATAATGAAGAAAAGCAGGACGTGGTGAGGAATCTAGTTGCTGAAATAACTTGTCAGAAGAGAAGTCATGATCAGCCTACAAAAGACAGGACTGAGATGAAAGTTAAGCCTTCAGTCCAGAGGAGGTCACCTCTTATTCTAAACCGAAGGACACGCTGCCGTCCACAGACCTCTGAACTCTTTGCTCACAACTTAACTGGAGAAATAAGTCCTGAACAGGCCGTGggacaagaaaatataattaagctTCATCCAAGCAAAAATGCCgagaagataaaattgaaatgggAAAACTCCTTTGGTGCTCGTAATCCAGTTAGAAAGCGAGTTTGTTTCTCAGAAGTTGAAGTCGAcctttatcaaaacaaggacCTTCGAAAGCCACAAACTCTGCATAGAAATG gcTCTACAATTAGAgctgataaaaagaaaaacaatggcAACACTTGCTCAGAGGTTCAACCTCAAGATGTGAAAAGTAGTTTCACATGTCAAATAAAGGATGCAAAGAGATTGATATTTCATGGTCTAGAGTTCTTGCTCACAGGATTTTCCCATAAGAAGGAAAAAGAGATCATCGAAATAATACAAGTATACGGTGGCATGATTCTACTGGATATTCCACCTGTTCCAAATTCAAGATTAAAGGAAGTTTCAAGATCTAATCTGCAGCACCTTCCTGTTGTTATATGTCCAAAAAAG CTACAAACCACCAAGTTCTTGTATGGATGTGCTGTGAATGCCCTCATTCTAAAATTAAAGTGGCTTACTGATTCAGTTGCAGCAGGTTCTGTTGTATCTCCTGACAA ATACATGATCATATCAAATCAGGCTTATTTGAAGTGTACAAGAATAGGGAAGTCAGTTTGCTGCAACCATCGGAAACATATTTTTGATAGAGTGGGGATTTTGCTTCATGGGAAGCATAGATTTTGCACCAAATTGACAGTAATAGTGAAG CATGCACGCGGACAGGTGTTCAAAACCCTTCAAAGTTTAGTGGAGAGTCTCAACTCTGAAAAGATATCCATGGGGGCTATTGTCACTGAGAATGAGACCCGGGAATTACGTCACTTGAGATACTGTGCTTCAGAAAGGAAAATACCCATGATG CCAGCTAGCTGGATTGCAAAGAGCTTGCATCTAGGGAAGCTTCTTCCTTTCACAGAGGATGAGGCCACTCCTTCGGTGATTGAGGTACCAAAATGCACAACTTCTATGGATTGGAGTCAAGAGATTTGA